The sequence TATCTTTTTCAGGGCGCGCGCTGGATCCTTTACTTCTACCGAGCTTGCTATTGGCACTCCGGCTTTTGATGCCACTGCTTTTGCCGCTACTTTATCTCCCATCAGCCGAATGACCTCTGGTGTTGGCCCAATAAACTTCAAACCTGCTGCGCCCACTTGTTCGGCAAAATCTCCATTTTCAGACAAAAACCCATAGCCAGGATGAATTGAATCACACTGAGCCTCTTTAGCGAGCGCAAGGATCGCCTTGCCGTTGAGGTATGTTTCTTGCGCTGTGTTGCCACTCAGGTACATGACCTGATGTCCACTGTCTCCATCAGCCTCTTGTGGAAGGGCATGAAGAGACTCCCGATCAGCCTCTGAGGCGATCATTACGGGAACGATCCCCAGCTTTTGTGCTGCGCGCTTTATTCGAAGTGCAATTTCTCCCCGATTAGCGATAAGGACTTTTTTTAAGGCTCTCACTCGTATCCTCTCCTTCTGGCTTAACTCTCATCCAGCTCTATTGTCATGCATGAAAAAGGTCTCTGAAAATAGAAAATTTTAACAAATAGGGGAGTAATTTAGAAAGTTTCTCGTGTATGGTACGGAGGAAACTGTTGTTTACAGAGAACGTGGAGAACATTGGATGGAAAATCAGAAGCGTAATGTAATTATTCTTGGCTCAGGGCCTGCGGGACTTACCGCAGCGGTATACACGGCTCGTGCTAATCTTGAGCCTCTCCTGATTCATGGCCCCCTTCCTGGAGGGCAACTGACTACGACCACTGAGGTGGAGAACTTTCCTGGATTTCCAGAAGGCATAATGGGCCCTGATCTCATGGTAAATATGGAGGCTCAGGCAAAACGGTTTGGAACGACCATTATCACCGACACCATTAAAGAAATCTCCGCGACCGGAACGCCCTTTATCCTTCAAGGTGACCAGGGCACCTATTCAGCTGATGCGCTTATTCTTGCAACTGGAGCCACCCCGCGACTCCTTCATGTGCCAGGAGAACAAGAGCTCATGGGGTTTGGCGTTTCAACGTGTGCTACGTGCGATGGGGCATTCTTCCGCGACCAAGTTATTATGGTTATCGGCGGTGGAGACTCTGCGTGTGAAGAGGCGAACTTTTTAACGAGATTTGGCTCAAAGGTTTATCTTGTACACCGTAGAGATGAGCTCAGGGCCTCAAAGATTATGGCTGACCGAGTGTTAAAGAATGATAAAATAGAAGTGCTCTGGAATAGGGAGTTAAAAGAGGTCCATGGCTCAAAGAAAGACGGGGTCCAGTCGGTGACTCTGTTTAAGAATGATTCGAATCAGGATGAAAATATTCCCGTATCGGCTGTGTTCATCGCTATTGGACACATCCCAAATTCGGAGCTCGTACAGAATTTTGTAGAATGTGATGAGAATGGCTATGTAAAAACGGCGCCAAACTCCACAAAGACAAATATAGAAGGACTATTTGCGTGCGGTGACCTTCAAGACCACGACTGGAGACAGGCGATTACCGCGGCCGGGACTGGGTGCATGTCCGCTCTAGAGGCAGAGCGGTGGCTAGAGTCTCTTCACGACTAGGCTAAACAGATATGATTCGTATGGAGGTGCGTATAAAGCTTTTCCTCTAGGATAAAAATGTTTGAACTGCATGAATTTGTTCTTGTATCAATTATCGGACTTCTCGCATTTTATCTGAAAGGCTTGATGGGAACGGGAACAACCACCGTCCTTGTTAGTCTATGCTCGTTCTTTCTAGAACCTAAGTCTTGCATTGTAATTGCCTCCTTCATCAATGTCTTTGGAGGATTTGCAATGTTGAAGATAGATTCTGTTACGTTGCCAAAGCCTTTCTGGCTGCCGATTACGATCGCGATGGTCGTAGGCTCGGTGCTTGGGGCTCAAGCTCTTAGCCTTATCGATCCAATGCTTTTTAAGCTAGTATTGGGAGTAATATTTCTCTTAGTTAGTCTCTGGTTCCTTCTGAGCGATGTCGCTATTTCACCAAATGAAGGCAGGTATAAAGTTGCAACTATGGCAGACCTCCTTATAGCTGCATTTGCTGGACTTTGTGGAGGCTTCATTGGGATTAATGCACCGCTATTAGTGATCCACTTTGGAAGCTACTTGCCCAAGGAGTTCCTAAGAAAACTTCTTGTTATTATTTTTATTCCTGCAGCAATCGCGCAAACGTCAACCTTTTGGATTAATGGTCTGCTATCAATCAGAGAAATAGTACTCAGCCTTACCATTATCCCAATGATGCTGGTTGGTGTTCATCTCGGAAATAGGGCGTTTATCTCAATATCTGCTAAACAATTTCGAATCGCTCTCGGACTTCTATTAATGGCAGCCTCCATGCCTCTCTTATCTGGTAGTGCCTAGGAATAGCTTTAATGAGCTAATGCTGGCTAGGGAGGGAAAGGCTGTGAGGTTCAGAGCCTGAATGCCCCCTATAAAAAAGATGCTGGTACTTGAAAGGCAGCCTATTTTTCAATTACTTGGAACCAAATTTGAGCAAAATTCAGTAGGTTTTTTTCTTAGACGTTGAAAAAAATGAAAAAACTAGGACTTCCTTAAGCCTTTAGGCGCCATAACCTAAGGACAGGTCAATAATGTCTCTGCTGTAGAGGTTTTTTCTCTTTATTTTCTTCCGGGGAGAACTCATGGTTTTACGATATTCCAATCCCTTCGAATTTTTGGGCGGTCGTCTGATGCTCGGATTCCTATTCCTTCTTGCGCTCCCTATCCACTTTGCCTCTGCTGAACCAGTTTCCTCACTCCCTAAGCCACTTTGTGGCAAATCAGTGAGCGGTAATTTCTCCGTATCAGGCAAAGGGGTATCCTCCAAAAAACCAACTGAGGAGAAAGCAAAGGCGGAAGCTGAAAGCCGTTGTAAGAAGGACCTAGAGCGGGCTGCAAGCGATGCGGCTGGCCTTAACGATTGTGACAAAAGCAACTGTAGGGCGAGGTGGGTTCGAAACTGCGCATTATCTCGCACTTATGACGAAATACCTGATCTCTCCTTCGAAGAACGAATCACCAAGACGACAGAAGAGAGTCCGGTGCGTGGGCCCAGCGGAATGCAGTGGCTAGATTTAGTAAGTTTAATCGCTGTCGCCATGACCACAACCCAATACCAACACTTCGTCGAGTGTACCGGAACGGTCACAGTGATTGATTCTTGCGGTAAGTGTAAGTTGTGTCCCGGAGAAGATGCCGGTATGTATACAAGTGCAAACACAAATAAACGTTCGTCTGCTTCAGTTGAGGAAGCAGGGGATCAAGAGATGGCTACCCTATGTGAAGCGGTTGATAACAACGAGCTGGTCGTCGAACATCTCCTTACGGAGTAATGTTTCTCGGCACGGTTTCACCTGTTCCGCTTTTCAATCGCTTCTTTAAGCTTCGAATTCCTCAAACGATGGCTATCGCACTGCCTATCACGCCGAGTGAAACATCTTCCCAAAGTTGGGCCGACGAAAACTTGTGGAGGACATCTGCGACGACCCAGACGGCGCTGATAATGATGGGGACAGTCAGCTTTACAGGTAGGAAATCTTAAAAGCGGTATATTCGCTGATAACTACATTTGATGGGGCTCTATATGAAGTGTTCTATGTTTCATGGCGCTGTTTTTGAGGTGGATTTTTTCCGAATCAGTCACCGAAGAGGGCGGAACCTGCATCAAGGTCAAGCAAGTGACAGAATTCGGTGAGTTTCCCAAATTTTTGGACGCTCAGTTACTGCGCCGATATCTTTCACTGCGTTGTAAGTTGGCTAAGTAGCGTGTTTGAAAGGAGGTGGAGTTCTCCATGGAACTTCACCGAGATTTTCAGAGAGCCGCTTAATTTCGGATTGTTCTTGGATGAATACTTGGATTTTCATTGTCGCGCTGCATTCAGGGCACTCCAGTGGGTCTATCTCAAATACTCGTTTCATTAAGGCTGCCCAGTAAGTAGAGGGGCGTTCAGGAGGATCTATTTCCTAGAGCTAGAGGGCCCAGGGAAGTCCAGCTGAAAGCTTAGCCGCCGCGTAGAGTTCTCCGAGTAGGCGCCGATTGAATCTAAAGTACGGACGGAGCCTCTTTGGGGTGGTAAAGACTTGGTGGGAGTGACCGGCCGATTGAATCTAAAGTACGGACGGAGCCTCTTTGGGGTGGTAAAGACTTGGTGGGAGTGACCGTGAGGAAGGAGCACACTTTCATGTAAGTGTTCACCGAATATGAGCGCGCGTCTCGCCCGTCCGTATCCCAACGGGTGCTCATCGAAGAAGGGGGCGCTACAACACCCGGAAAGCGCTAGGACGAAAGCGCAACTAGGACGACAGTGCAACTAGGACGACAGGGCAAAGAGTGAAGGGCAAAGAGTGAAGGATTTGACCGTTTAATGAGCAGGCAAACTGAGTTGCGCCCGTTCGATACAAAAAAACCGCTGGTCCGGCACCCCGGAAACCAGCGGTTTTCGCTAAAAACGCCTCTTCTGCTGGTTACTCGCTCGTAGGAGAATTCGCATCCCCTCTACTGTTGTAACTACGCCCCCGGCGTTTCCCCTCGAGGAATCCTATAAAAGGAAGAACGCGATAACAAACGCGAGAACCACGAGAGATTCAATAAGAGCAAGTCCGATAATCATCGGATTGAAGACCTGACCGCTCGCTGAAGGGTTTCTTCCAATAGCATCAAGCGCTGCTCTTACCGCATTTGACTGACCAAGAGTTCCACCAAGTGCTGCCAGCCCGATAGCTACTCCTGCACCGATGTGTCCTAGCTTGGATGCCGCAGCGCCTTCTTCAGCCGCAAGTGCTGGATCTGCTGCAAATAGAACGGCAATCACGCTCAGTATCAATATCTCTACCTTCTTCATGTCTCTCCTTATCTCTCTCTTAAAGAAGTTAATTTATAACACAAAATTTCTCTCTCCCCTCTTCCGCATCTCGCGAGCAAAAAGGTTTTGAGACTCTCCGCATTCTCCGTCGGTCAGTGGTGCGCCCCTTCCTCATGTTGAGTTGCTAGAACGATATACACCATTGTCAGTGTTGCAAACACGAAGGCCTGCATGAATGAGACGAAGAATCCAAGAACGTAAAACGGGGCTGCCATGCCAGTAGGGAGCATGTCCGTGAAAATCCCGAGAACAATGTGGTCGGCATTGATGTTCCAGTACAGCCTTAAATTCAGAGTTAAAATCCTCATGAAAAGACTCACCATCTCAATGACGAGCATCATCGGCGCCATCCACCAAAGAGGGCCGAGAAAATGCTTCATGTAGTTCACGACACCGTGCTCTTTCATCCCCTCTACGTTGAAATAAACGAACACAACAATTGCCATCGCAACATTCAGCCAAACCGTGGTAGTGGCCGCTGGCATCCCTGGGATAAGGCCAAGAACATTCAGGGCGAGAATGAAAAAGAAGATTGAAGCAGTGAAAGGAACGTATTTCCTGTTTTGCTTACCTGCCACGGAGTCGTGATAACTCACGAACGTTTCCATAAAAAAATCGAGGATACCGAAAAAAGAAGGGCGCCTGCTTGGTATCACATACGGCGATACGCCACCCTCTTTAGCGGAAGCTAAAGCTCTACGACGGACGTAGCTCGCCCCTAACAGGATGAATAGAGCGGCAACAAAGACAGCGGTGACGCTCTTCTGAGTCTCTGCAGCAAGCGTAACCGCTCCTTCGCCCACTTGGGGCCAAATGTTATCCAAGTATGTGTAGTGTGCTTCCATCCTTGTCTCTCCGGCTCCAAATACTCCTGAATATTCAACAATAATGCAACCAGATCGGGAATATTTCTT comes from bacterium and encodes:
- the trxB gene encoding thioredoxin-disulfide reductase, whose translation is MENQKRNVIILGSGPAGLTAAVYTARANLEPLLIHGPLPGGQLTTTTEVENFPGFPEGIMGPDLMVNMEAQAKRFGTTIITDTIKEISATGTPFILQGDQGTYSADALILATGATPRLLHVPGEQELMGFGVSTCATCDGAFFRDQVIMVIGGGDSACEEANFLTRFGSKVYLVHRRDELRASKIMADRVLKNDKIEVLWNRELKEVHGSKKDGVQSVTLFKNDSNQDENIPVSAVFIAIGHIPNSELVQNFVECDENGYVKTAPNSTKTNIEGLFACGDLQDHDWRQAITAAGTGCMSALEAERWLESLHD
- a CDS encoding sulfite exporter TauE/SafE family protein, which encodes MFELHEFVLVSIIGLLAFYLKGLMGTGTTTVLVSLCSFFLEPKSCIVIASFINVFGGFAMLKIDSVTLPKPFWLPITIAMVVGSVLGAQALSLIDPMLFKLVLGVIFLLVSLWFLLSDVAISPNEGRYKVATMADLLIAAFAGLCGGFIGINAPLLVIHFGSYLPKEFLRKLLVIIFIPAAIAQTSTFWINGLLSIREIVLSLTIIPMMLVGVHLGNRAFISISAKQFRIALGLLLMAASMPLLSGSA
- a CDS encoding ATP synthase F0 subunit C, with translation MKKVEILILSVIAVLFAADPALAAEEGAAASKLGHIGAGVAIGLAALGGTLGQSNAVRAALDAIGRNPSASGQVFNPMIIGLALIESLVVLAFVIAFFLL
- the atpB gene encoding ATP synthase F0 subunit A, coding for MEAHYTYLDNIWPQVGEGAVTLAAETQKSVTAVFVAALFILLGASYVRRRALASAKEGGVSPYVIPSRRPSFFGILDFFMETFVSYHDSVAGKQNRKYVPFTASIFFFILALNVLGLIPGMPAATTTVWLNVAMAIVVFVYFNVEGMKEHGVVNYMKHFLGPLWWMAPMMLVIEMVSLFMRILTLNLRLYWNINADHIVLGIFTDMLPTGMAAPFYVLGFFVSFMQAFVFATLTMVYIVLATQHEEGAHH